In Lonchura striata isolate bLonStr1 chromosome 2, bLonStr1.mat, whole genome shotgun sequence, a single genomic region encodes these proteins:
- the LOC110480871 gene encoding uncharacterized protein LOC110480871: MAPLLLLLLLASLLSAAAAAYLCCGRRHTGGAAAVLHRRGPRQAGPPGPPRDTWAPRLCGAGLRLFVHVANTAFGQICLLPFLMRMNNFSLMRSLDIHEDPTFIPEVAAGVAEDKSEAKSPSDVIKELTDARSDSARNGFSFKEIKDYLECYRSGKLTPSQVAKNIIAMLEDCDKSTPPLRAIVQWDQEQIMLMAEASTTRYRNKCTLSCLDGIPVCLKEEFKVVPYHHRVGTVYLGTQPETEDATVAKKLREAGAIIIGVSNMHELGTGTTGCNPNRYHKIPRNPYNPNHFTGGSSSGSAAAVAAGLCPVAIGTDGGGSVRIPASFCGVVGLKGTFGRISCHGCLPLSYSTVSVGPICTSVADAAIVYSILAEPDLLYPYGLKQPKATLSDMCAPDLKGLKLGVDWTFFKACDAEVLSACEKAVKHLQSLGASVVEVSLPEIEEARVAHVICILSEMRDFLQPDFNKHFHEMNLETRASLALASQFTALDYIKANRQRTRSMRFLQEIFSTVNCILTPAVPCTAPRIYESDLLTGSSDMSFTVRSMRFMQLGNFTGIPGLVVPIGYSTAGLPISLQVMAKWWDEAVLLRIGLKLEQFRDQTKKPSIYYDILA, encoded by the exons ATggcgccgctgctgctgctgctgctgctcgcgTCGCTGCtgtccgccgccgccgccgcctacCTGTGCTGCGGGCGGCGGCAcacgggcggcgcggcggccgtgCTGCACCGCCGGGGGCCGCGGCAGGCCGGgccgccgggcccgccccggGACACC TGGGCTCCGAGGCTGTGCGGCGCCGGGCTGCGCCTCTTCGTCCATGTGGCTAACACG GCTTTTGGGCAGATTTGCTTATTGCCATTCTTAATGAG AATGAACAACTTCTCGCTTATGCGTTCCCTTGACATTCATGAAGATCCCACGTTTATCCCGGAGGTTGCTGCGGGGGTTGCAGAAGACAAGTCTGAGGCTAAAAGCCCTTCAGATGTTATCAAGGAGCTGACAGATGCAAG GTCTGATTCTGCTAGGAACGGGTTTAGCTTCAAAGAGATCAAAGACTATCTGGAATGCTACCG GAGTGGGAAGCTGACGCCATCCCAGGTAGCCAAGAACATCATTGCCATGTTGGAGGATTGTGACAAATCCACGCCACCGCTCAGAGCCATAGTGCAATGGGACCAGGAGCAAATAATGCTG atGGCTGAGGCCTCCACTACTCGTTACAGAAATAAGTGTACCCTGTCTTgtctggatggcatcccagtGTGCCTGAAAGAAGAGTTCAAAGTG GTGCCTTACCATCACCGAGTGGGAACAGTGTATCTTGGGACACAGCCAGAAACAGAAGATGCTACTGTGGCCAAGAAGCTGCGAGAGGCTGGGGCTATCATTATTGGGGTCTCAAACATGCATGAACTAGGGACTGGAACAACTGGATGCAACCCTAACAG GTACCACAAGATCCCTAGGAATCCCTACAATCCTAACCACTTTACAGGTGGGAGTTCCAGTGGGTCAGCAGCAGCTGTAGCAGCAG GTCTCTGCCCCGTGGCTATTGGCACAGATGGAGGAGGCTCTGTGAGGATTCCTGCTTCGTTCTGTGGTGTGGTGGGCCTAAAAG GTACATTTGGGCGCATCAGTTGTCATGGCTGCTTGCCACTCTCCTATTCCACAGTCAGCGTAG GCCCTATCTGTACATCAGTGGCAGATGCAGCCATTGTTTACAGTATCCTTGCTGAGCCAGATCTGCTCTACCCATATG GACTAAAACAGCCTAAAGCAACCCTATCTGATATGTGTGCTCCTGACCTGAAAGGCTTAAAACTGGGAGTGGACTGGACATTTTTTAAG GCATGTGATGCTGAAGTCCTGTCTGCCTGTGAGAAAG CGGTGAAGCACCTGCAGAGTTTGGGAGCCAGTGTGGTTGAAGTCTCTCTTCCAGAGATAGAAGAAGCCCGAGTGGCACATGTGATCTGCATTCTCAGTGAGATGAGGGACTTCCTGCAACCTGACTTCAATAAACATTTCCATGAAATG aatTTGGAAACTCGGGCTAGCCTAGCCTTGGCTTCCCAGTTCACAGCTCTGGATTATATTAAG GCAAATCGACAGAGAACTCGGAGCATGAGATTTTTGCAAGAGATCTTCAGCACTGTCAACTGTATCCTTACACCAG CTGTTCCTTGCACTGCTCCAAGAATTTATGAATCTGACCTCTTGACTGGGAGCAGTGATATGTCCTTCACAGTCCGGTCCATGAG GTTCATGCAGCTTGGTAACTTCACTGGGATTCCAGGCCTTGTGGTCCCCATTGGATATTCTACTGCTGGGCTTCCAATTAGCCTCCAG GTCATGGCAAAATGGTGGGATGAAGCTGTTCTTCTGAGGATCGGCCTAAAGCTAGAGCAGTTCCGTGACCAGACCAAAAAACCATCCATTTATTATGACATCCTTGCATGA